The sequence cttcccctctctctctgcctcctctctgcctacttgagatctctgtctgtcaagtaaataaataaaattaaaaaaaaaaaaagaaattagaatggagtgagggagaaaattaaaattttttgaaacaagGGACTAGTTACCAGGTAATAGTGTAGTAAATAATTTAAGTATTGGTTCTGTTGCATAAATGTGCAGTATGAAAAACTTCATTCTAATCATTGCTGATTAATAACCATCACTCCTACGAAATGCTGTACTTTCCAACTTAAGACTGAgaattgagggcgcctgggtggctcagtcagttaagcatctccttcggctcaggtcatggtctccgggtcctgggattggcgcccagtagggcttcctgctcagcagtgagtctgcttctccctccctctgcctctgtgcacGCCTTATGCACacatgctctttttttctctctctcaaatcaataaaatctttaaaaaaaaaaaaaaagaattagttctTAGTGTGAGAAGTAGGAAAGACTAGGACAGTAAGCATAAAGACTGGGCCAAAGTTTCAAGCTAGCTCTTTGCTGCTAGTGCTTTGGTAGCTATAGGAGTAGTTTTGACACGGCAAGTTTAACTTGTAGctgttttacttaaaaaagaaaacaaaaattacctTAATTCAAGAAATAGGCTTATCCAGCATACCTGTCCATAATCTAACAGTGTTCAGGTTGATCTCAAAATACTTTAACTTACTGTCTCTAATCTTCAGTGGTTAGTGGTTTAAAAGACAGTTCTTCAACCATCAGTGCTcaggtaaatgtatttttttccacagtatttgttacttatttataaagaaaCTATTCCATAGCTCAGCAATCGTGTTTCATAGTTCAGGAACACAGGTCAGTGATAAATTTCCGTGGAACTCAACCCAAAGAAATTCTTTACATTCCAAAATCACTTTCCACTCTGAAACATACCAGCCTTTTTCATCTCCTCAAAATCTCTCATGGAATCATAATTTCTGGAGAAATCTGCGTAtccttctttcttgatttggcCACAGCAAACTTCTAGAAAGCTGCAACCCCTAGGGAATGTTCCAGCAATATGAAATCGCAGGTGCTTGGCCAGAAGGCCTCCCATCTGAGGTTTCGGCAAGCCCTGGAAGTCATGGTAGTTATTCTCCTTAACACCCAACCTCAAACCCAACGTCTTTCCTAACTCCAGTAAATGTATGTTTTAATTAAGTCTGATTTCACTCTGCAGGGGGAACACACCCGAAACTAGAGGAACAGCTTATGTGGTCTATGAAGACATCTTTGATGCCAAAAATGCATGTGATCACCTTTCAGGATTCAATGTTTGTAACAGATACCTGGTGGTTTTGTACTATAATGCCAACAGGGTGAGTATCAGGCCCCAGTCCTCATTTTGTGGGGAGCCCATGTTAAGAAGTAGTGTGCCAGGAGGGGAAGAGTATGCTCTGAGTTCTTGGTTCGCCAGTGCTACTGGTGAAATTCATGTGATGACAGATCGATAACTGTTAACCTTGGTGCTTACCACATTTCAGGCATTTCAGAAGATGGacacaaaaaagaaggaagagcagtTGAAGCTTCTCAAGGAGAAATACGGCATCAACACAGATCcaccaaaataaacattttctgcattttcattttagacTAAAACCCATAAGTGACCACATTAcccttctcttatttttaagtaatgctgACTGTTGTAATTTCTTATTTGAGATTCAAAAGGACCTGCTTGAAACTTTGATACATGTTGGAATGTTATATGAATAAACTTGTAAactttttgtaaaacaaaaactttctcttaaactttcccttttt comes from Neovison vison isolate M4711 chromosome 8, ASM_NN_V1, whole genome shotgun sequence and encodes:
- the SF3B6 gene encoding splicing factor 3B subunit 6 yields the protein MAMQAAKRANIRLPPEVNRILYIRNLPYKITAEEMYDIFGKYGPIRQIRVGNTPETRGTAYVVYEDIFDAKNACDHLSGFNVCNRYLVVLYYNANRAFQKMDTKKKEEQLKLLKEKYGINTDPPK